The following proteins are encoded in a genomic region of Coffea eugenioides isolate CCC68of chromosome 6, Ceug_1.0, whole genome shotgun sequence:
- the LOC113775658 gene encoding protein WHAT'S THIS FACTOR 9, mitochondrial-like translates to MQFPTNQNNSKSPAEMGEEQLLRPLIDVQTDLKAACLLKDAIARFSTGYLPSKSLENTQKLLGITVPTLRFIRRFPTLFHEFPHPKWPSLARFELTHVAKLLRQQEMKVFDECQTDLVERLCLLLTMSKSQMIPLQSIHPLKWDFGLPDDFDKNLVKRFPDHFQIVKGTNGLACLKLVQWREEFAVSELQKSNEKRGLESDNGADGRNAYKYREFKRGKSALEFAMSFPRGYGAQKKVKAWMEEFQKLPYISPYEDSRRIDPNSELVEKRVVGVLHEFLSLTIYKKTKRNYLRSLREELILPHRFTRLFTRYPGIFYLSLKCKTTTVALREGYRRGRLAERHPIA, encoded by the exons ATGCAATTTCCAACAAATCAGAACAATAGTAAAAGTCCGGCTGAAATGGGTGAAGAACAGCTCCTTAGACCATTAATCGACGTCCAAACAGACCTTAAAGCCGCCTGCCTTCTCAAGGACGCTATAGCACGCTTCTCCACAGGCTATTTGCCCTCCAAATCACTGGAAAATACCCAGAAGCTATTGGGCATCACTGTCCCGACGCTGCGTTTCATTCGCAGATTCCCGACTTTATTCCATGAGTTCCCTCACCCCAAATGGCCTTCTTTGGCCCGTTTTGAGCTGACCCATGTTGCCAAATTGCTTCGTCAGCAAGAAATGAAGGTCTTTGATGAATGCCAGACTGATTTGGTTGAAAGGCTTTGCCTCCTCCTCACGATGTCCAAGTCCCAAATG ATACCTCTGCAATCAATACATCCGTTGAAATGGGATTTTGGTTTGCCAGATGATTTTGACAAGAATTTAGTCAAAAGGTTCCCAGATCATTTTCAGATTGTTAAAGGAACAAATGGATTGGCTTGTTTGAAGCTTGTTCAGTGGCGAGAAGAATTTGCTGTATCTGAGCTGCAAAAGAGCAATGAGAAGAGAGGATTAGAAAGTGATAATGGTGCTGATGGAAGAAATGCTTATAAGTATCGGGAATTCAAGAGGGGAAAATCAGCTTTAGAGTTCGCAATGAGTTTTCCCAGAGGCTATGGAGCTCAAAAGAAGGTGAAGGCATGGATGGAGGAATTTCAAAAGCTACCCTACATCTCTCCTTATGAGGATTCCAGGAGGATTGACCCAAATAGTGAACTTGTGGAGAAGAGAGTTGTTGGAGTGCTCCATGAATTTTTGAGCTTGACTATTTACAAGAAGACAAAGAGGAATTACTTGAGGTCCTTGAGAGAGGAGTTAATTCTTCCCCACAGGTTTACTCGACTATTTACTAGGTACCCAGGGATATTTTACTTATCGCTAAAATGTAAGACAACTACTGTTGCACTGAGAGAGGGGTACCGCAGGGGAAGACTAGCGGAACGACATCCTATTGCTTGA
- the LOC113775161 gene encoding uncharacterized protein LOC113775161 yields the protein MSRTTEKGRIGRLSFSCIFGKHERKTTGNLVVCLTQVDGYADPMVYSFKSFPIRKLIHHSSSRLKPKEEFVWHEIKDAFDACTPHYFAMSLIHTGGLVYVVGGVKADEEERHLYEPGRLPREFSCISLSTPLGNSRAEIKCPMHGAKYFPLIEEIDGCIYVLSGPLPSYGSPDIIDIGFEVYYPSEDRWADLPIPPFLKKGSYSIMFRGFFSYVVIGSRLCVSTGEYACAFDTVQWEWEACELFSDFPIQPAEHFVRHLDGCGPPFPFEKKAILYKDNIFLCIMPAVHLPVCLFQICDGKAVKMPLLLDGIPNGGAVDLVDLGNDYFAVMLFEYETEGQAEDLTIVTFKLLSERGGDGALSCALNAYNLLCRNFDFGMAECCHHESHILKLLKNTTSTRCLLQLPLFFDTLLLQVPFLELQQCDKSKRFSMPAVSI from the exons ATGTCGCGAACAACAGAGAAAGGGAGAATTGGGAGACTGTCCTTCAGCTGTATTTTTGGAAAGCATGAAAGGAAAACAACAGGAAACCTCGTGGTGTGCTTAACGCAAGTGGATGGTTATGCGGATCCAATGGTTTATTCTTTCAAGTCTTTTCCAATTCGGAAATTGATTCACCATTCTTCAAGCAGGCTTAAACCGAAAGAGGAGTTTGTCTGGCATGAGATAAAGGATGCATTTGATGCATGCACTCCACATTACTTTGCTATGAGTTTGATTCATACTGGAGGTTTGGTTTATGTTGTTGGTGGTGTGAAGGCCGATGAGGAAGAGAGGCACTTGTATGAGCCAGGCAGGTTGCCCCGAGAGTTCAGTTGCATCTCTCTCTCAACTCCTCTAGGAAACTCTCGAGCAGAGATTAAGTGCCCAATGCATGGGGCAAAGTATTTCCCGCTTATAGAGGAAATTGATGGTTGCATCTATGTTCTATCTGGCCCCCTGCCCAGCTATGGATCTCCTGATATAATTGACATCGGCTTTGAGGTTTATTATCCTTCAGAGGATAGGTGGGCTGATCTGCCGATTCCTCCTTTTCTCAAAAAAGGTAGTTACTCCATTATGTTTAGGGGCTTCTTTTCATATGTAGTGATTGGTTCAAGGTTGTGTGTTTCGACTGGGGAATACGCGTGTGCTTTTGACACTGTGCAGTGGGAGTGGGAGGCTTGTGAGTTATTTTCTGATTTCCCGATTCAACCTGCCGAACATTTTGTGCGACACCTAGATGGTTGCGGTCCTCCATttccttttgagaaaaaagCCATCCTATATAAAGACAATATCTTCTTGTGCATTATGCCTGCCGTCCATCTTCCTGTCTGTCTCTTTCAAATTTGCGATGGGAAAGCGGTAAAAATGCCACTTTTATTGGATGGCATACCAAATGGAGGTGCTGTTGATCTTGTTGATTTAGGAAATGATTACTTTGCTGTAATGCTTTTTGAATACGAAACAGAGGGACAGGCCGAAGATCTGACAATTGTCACTTTCAAGCTGCTTTCAGAAAGAGGGGGAGATGGAGCTCTGAGTTGTGCATTG AATGCGTACAACTTGCTTTGCCGGAACTTTGATTTTGGGATGGCTGAATGCTGTCACCATGAGAG TCATATCTTGAAATTGCTGAAGAATACGACGTCCACCCGGTGTCTCTTGCAATTG CCTTTGTTCTTCGACACCCTCTTGTTGCAAGTGCCATTTTTGGAGCTACAACAGTGTGACAAATCCAAGAGGTTCTCAATGCCTGCAGTGTCAATCTGA